A single region of the Amphiprion ocellaris isolate individual 3 ecotype Okinawa chromosome 4, ASM2253959v1, whole genome shotgun sequence genome encodes:
- the mettl14 gene encoding N6-adenosine-methyltransferase non-catalytic subunit, whose translation MNSRLQEIRERQKLRRQLLAQQLGAENADSIGAVLNSKDELKEIEETRETCRASYDSSAQPSKRKAQTEGEDTEEDVEEQKDEVEVQQPDESNPYEEVYKDSSTFLKGTQSLNPHNDYCQHFVDTGHRPQNFIRDVGLADRFEEYPKLRELIRLKDELISTTNIPPMYLQADPEHFDLQDLKCKFDVILLEPPLEEYYRESGISHTERFWTWDDIMRLEIEEISALRSFVFLWCGSGEGLDLGRMCLRKWGFRRCEDICWIKTNKNNPGKTKALDPKAVFQRTKEHCLMGIKGTVRRSTDGDFIHANVDIDLIITEEPEMGNVEKPVEIFHIIEHFCLGRRRLHLFGRDSTIRPGWLTVGPTLTNTNFNPETYASHFALPNSHLSGCTEEIERLRPKSPPAKLKSDRGGGAPRGGRGGPNAGRGGDRGRERNRPNFRGDRGGFRGRGGPHRGFPPR comes from the exons ATGAACAGTCGTCTTCAAGAGATCCGAGAGAGACAAAAACTGAGGCGGCAGCTGTTAGCTCAACAG TtgggagctgaaaatgcagacagtATTGGAGCTGTCCTCAACAGCAAGGATGAACTAAAGGAGATAGAGGAGACAAGAGAAACATGCAG AGCTTCATATGATAGTTCAGCCCAACCGTCCAAAAGGAAAGCACAGACGGAGGGAGAGGACACTGAGGAGGATGTGGAAGAACAAAAG gaTGAGGTGGAAGTGCAGCAGCCAGATGAAAGCAACCCGTATGAAGAGGTGTACAAGGACTCAAGTACTTTCCTTAAG GGTACTCAGAGTTTGAACCCTCACAATGACTACTGTCAGCACTTTGTGGACACGGGGCATAGGCCTCAAAACTTCATCAGAGATGTTG GCTTGGCTGACCGATTTGAAGAATATCCTAAACTTCGAGAGCTGATTAGACTGAAGGATGAACTCATCTCCACCACGAACATCCCTCCCAT GTATCTCCAGGCTGACCCAGAGCACTTTGACCTTCAAGATTTGAAGTGCAAATTTGACGTGATTCTGCTGGAGCCTCCCTTAGAAGAATACTACAGAGAATCAGGCATCAGCCACACGGAACGTTTCTGGACCTGGGATGAT ATCATGAGACTGGAGATTGAGGAGATATCAGCTCTGCGttcctttgtgtttctctgGTGTGGCTCAGGTGAAGGACTGGACTTGGGCAGAATG TGTTTGAGAAAGTGGGGCTTTAGGAGGTGTGAAGATATCTGTTGGATCAAGACAAACAAGAATAACCCAGGAAAGACCAAGGCATTGGACCCAAAAGCAGTATTCCAGAGGACCAAG GAACACTGCCTGATGGGAATCAAAGGAACAGTGCGTAGGAGTACTGATGGAGACTTCATCCACGCTAATGTGGACATTGATTTGATCATCACTGAGGAGCCTGAGATGGGGAATGTAGAGAAGCCTGTGGAGATATTCCACATCATTGAGCACTTCTGTTTGGGCCGGAGGAGGCTGCATCTGTTTGGGCGAGACTCAACCATCAGACCAG GCTGGTTGACAGTGGGTCCTACTTTGACAAATACCAACTTTAACCCAGAGACCTATGCGTCGCATTTTGCGTTGCCCAACTCCCATCTGTCCGGCTGCACTGAGGAAATAGAGAGGCTGCGGCCCAAATCTCCCCCTGCTAAACTGAAGTCAGACCGTGGTGGCGGAGCACCCAGAGGGGGACGAGGTGGGCCAAACGCTGGAAGAGGCGGAGACAGAGGACGAGAAAGAAACCGACCAAATTTCCGTGGGGACAGAGGAGGGTTCAGGGGCAGGGGTGGACCACACAGGGGCTTTCCACCTCGCTAG